GCGCACGTAGTACAGCCCGATGTTGGCGCGCCGCGAGATCGGCTCGCTCGGCTTCTCGACGATGCGCGTCATGTAGCCGTCCGCGTCGGTGACCACGACGCCGAAGCGCTGGTAGTCCTCGACCTCCTTCGTCCAGATGATGCCGTCGGCGTCGGTCGTGTGGATGACCGAGAGGTCGGCGTCGAAGATCGTGTCGACGAAGATGATCAGCACCGGCTGGTCGACGTACGGGCGCGCGAGGTTCACCGCGCCCGCGGTCCCGTCCTGCACCGCCTGCTCGACGAACACCGCGGGGAGCCCAATGTCGTCGCGCGCGTGCGCCTCGACCTTTTCCTTCAGGTGCCCCGTGACGTAGACCACCTGCTCGACGCCGCCCACGCGCTTCACGTCGTCCATGACGTAGTCCATCACCGGCTTGCCGGCGATGCGCAGCATGGGCTTCGGGGTGACGTAGGTGTGGGGGCGCAGGCGCGTGCCCTTGCCGGCGAGCGGGATGATGACCTTCATGAACGGCCGGAGAGAGATATGAGTCGGGGCGCCCCTCGTGGGCGCCCCGCGGCGCGCGAATCCTACGCGGCCGACGTGCCCTTCCGCCCGTAGCGGTCTTCGAGCCGCACGACGTCGTCGAGTTCGGGCGTGGAGGCTTCGAGCACGTCGCAGTCGGTCACCGCCTCGATGTAGTGCACGGTGCCCGGCGTGATGCGGAACGCGTCGCCGACGCCGAGGCGCATGTCCTGGAGCGGCGCGTCGCTCTCGGGGCCGCCCTCGACGCGGACCCAGTAGCGCATCTCGCCGGCGAGCAGGTAGACCGTTTCGTCCTTGCGGTGGTGGTACTGCACCGAGAGCGCGTGGCCGGCCTTCACATGCAGGATCTTGCCGACGTACCGGTCGGTGTGGGCCCAGATCGTCTCGTGTCCCCAGGGCTTGTCGACGCGGGTGACGGGGGTGCGACCACTCATACGGGAGAAGTTGAGGAAGGCGGGCGCGGCGTGACGCGCGCGTCACGACCGGAATCGTGCCGGCCGGCAGAGCATCGCCGGGGCGCAATATCGACGGTCGGCGACCACCGGAGCAACGCGCGCGGGCGGCACACAGGTCACGCGCGGGCGTGCATCTCGACCGCGACCCACTCACGCAGGCTGCTGACGCACCAGACGCGCGCGCCCGCGAGCTCCGTCGCGCGGAGGACGCGTTCCGCGACGAGGCCGCGCTCGAGCAACTCCGCGCGGAACACGCCGCCGAGCAGGCCGCATGCGCGCGGCGGCGTCCAGCGGCGGCCGCCGAGTTCGACGACGAGCGAGCCGAGCGTGAACTCCGTGAGTTCGCCCTCCGCGTTCCAGAGCAGGACGTCGTCGACGTGCGTGCGTTCGGCGCGGCGCGCGTCGTAGACCGCGCGGTGCGTCGTCTTGTGGTGGAGGAAGACGTCGTTGCGGTCGACCGGCGTGCGGGCGAGCGCGGCGGTGCGCACCCGCGACGCGTCGGCGGGGAGGAGGGCGCTCGCGACCTCCGCGCTGCCGTCCGCGTGCGCGGTGAGTCGCACGCGCCAGCGCTGCGGCTCGCCGGCGAGGAGCGCGGCCTCGCGGCGCAGGGCGGCGACGGCCGCCGCCGT
The Gemmatimonadetes bacterium T265 genome window above contains:
- a CDS encoding glucose-1-phosphate thymidylyltransferase; its protein translation is MKVIIPLAGKGTRLRPHTYVTPKPMLRIAGKPVMDYVMDDVKRVGGVEQVVYVTGHLKEKVEAHARDDIGLPAVFVEQAVQDGTAGAVNLARPYVDQPVLIIFVDTIFDADLSVIHTTDADGIIWTKEVEDYQRFGVVVTDADGYMTRIVEKPSEPISRRANIGLYYVRNWQLLFEGIAHVLTQPTNKGEYYLTDAFQYMIDRGAKLKVVDVAGWYDAGQPDTLIATNRVMLEKGRARRPATLGEGARVVDPVYIEDGVTVVNSTVGPNVSISAGAVVDGSEVRDAVVGARTRLVNCRLHDALVGDDVKLTGVAGSGSVGDSSEVTVD